One genomic region from Paraburkholderia azotifigens encodes:
- a CDS encoding diacylglycerol kinase, translated as MQTRQSNALRAPQESLRDAKTAAPQTEHVGEPFDDVHDMHEDGAPRSRYAGQSRALPAKPSAMSSATRVRASGESSSDEGAAPLAEAQEPHEPLGPDDPLAPLPFNPYKGNRGVARAWHAMKNSFAGFRVAIREESAFRQELTLAAILVPCGVFVPVDAVSRVLLLGSVFLVLIVELLNSSVEAAIDRISLERHELSRRAKDLGSAAVMVALFICVMTWVLLVGPLVVRWAGGWVAAIR; from the coding sequence ATGCAAACGAGACAATCGAACGCATTGCGCGCTCCGCAGGAATCGCTGCGCGACGCCAAGACAGCAGCACCGCAAACGGAGCACGTCGGCGAGCCGTTCGACGACGTGCACGACATGCACGAAGACGGCGCGCCGCGCTCGCGTTATGCTGGACAGTCCAGAGCTCTTCCAGCGAAGCCATCCGCCATGTCATCCGCGACGCGTGTGCGCGCCTCGGGCGAATCTTCGTCCGACGAAGGTGCGGCCCCTCTAGCCGAAGCGCAGGAACCGCACGAGCCGCTCGGCCCGGACGATCCGCTCGCGCCGCTGCCGTTCAATCCATACAAGGGCAATCGCGGTGTTGCGCGTGCGTGGCACGCGATGAAGAATTCCTTTGCCGGGTTTCGTGTTGCGATTCGTGAGGAGAGCGCGTTTCGGCAGGAGTTGACGCTGGCGGCGATTCTTGTGCCGTGTGGTGTTTTTGTGCCCGTCGATGCGGTTTCTCGTGTTTTGCTGCTGGGGTCGGTGTTTCTGGTTTTAATCGTCGAGTTGCTGAATTCGAGCGTCGAGGCCGCTATTGACCGGATTTCTCTGGAGCGGCATGAGTTGTCGCGGCGCGCCAAGGATCTCGGCAGTGCTGCCGTGATGGTCGCGCTTTTTATTTGTGTTATGACCTGGGTTCTGCTCGTTGGTCCGCTCGTTGTGCGGTGGGCTGGAGGATGGGTTGCTGCTATCCGA